The genomic DNA ttcccacagacagcttcaccgtccagtcacacaaaaagcactgacctaccagggccccagttaggatggctcctgacgctgacacctccctttgccccgggggatcaagaagaacatccctgggaagaagtcacccccaacaacaaaaaggcaaaattagtgaagcacggggtcctcttctgactagactgccaccagcattcaatagcaaatgccacgactattctgttacagacgagaaaaccctgttctcccaaacaaacagcgaggagatttatgggcacgcctggaaatttcctgggaggaactttttgtaactaaggagcaggtgctgtcttgagttgaaggcatcaatttgacagacacttagtacagcaaactcttcagcagagcaattaattgctgcctatttgaacagcaggggagagaaaatgacagtcgaagggaagacaagaaaagcagaactgcaatcagcagccttttcttccatctctcccgagaaagtctagtttgtctgttctaataattctatgcccttttctacaggaaacttagaccaaggctgaaaaaacaactagaaaacacgcagagaagctttttagaattccacgtgattttcccaaaccgatcccagaaaagcagaactcggtagaatgtactcacctcgaggcctttggtctttttttccagaagcttcgtcacctgattgaaaaagcagagtagactcggtatttaggctcacaacaggaaaacttccccttcgtttcctaaaagaaactacattaatctgcacagctgcaggcgcgtctccagctgttaaagcctttcagcttttcagagggtgagaatgccctgctagggaaggctgaaaaatgctcggagcctgcccaggtcaaagagcccctcgattttgtctgtgttccagtccctggctaaagaaagggcagaacaagCGCAGCTGttccttgccttttccctcagaggttctgccaggcgccgggccagcccgggcactgcgggggaaggccggcagtgcccaaaccccgccgctttcccgggggcgtcgcttgcgagagcgcccccgagcgccgggccctgcctcacagtcgccgcctggcggacacggccgggagcggcactgcagccgcgcgcggcactgcagccgcgcgcccccccccccacccctcggcgagacccgcggcgcctttcgcgcgtacgggcctttgttccctaaaacctgcccttgcctaggaaaagctgagcagttcacagagttgctgtttccagcccagcttcccaaaggatttctctctcccggcagcacacacaggggccccgaggcagcgcagaccctccccgcgggggagggggggcgcaatgccagggcacatccgaacccggccctgtCGCCTGCCGCTCTCTCCGCCCCTTCTCCCCGCGGCGGgacgcaggtgcaagtttctccgcagaggcgagaaacttgcctgtcgcttcccctgcctgtagtcgccgatggccgcgggagaggcagaagagcggccgcgcccctGCCGCGCCCCCGCCgcttaccccggggacgatgTCCTGGAGAGCCCGACGTCGGATCTCCtgccgtgggtcgcttccaggGGGGAAAGtcggcggcgcagccccgacagcatTTTCGGGGCACGGCGggaccgagcggggcgggggcgtgggcgggagcgggagcggaaGGGGGCGGCCCTCTGCCTGGGGTCGTCGCGCCTAGGCTGCGCGCCGCGGCCCCGATATGGGGCTGCCCGCGCCGGTGCCAACCGCCGCTCACGAACCTCCTGCCCGCGCCCGGCGCTGCCGAgccccctgccctgtccccacagcgggaggcggcgcggcgagacggcgctgcgggcgcggggcgggggtccgggtggcgGCGGAAGTCAGGCAACAGGATAGACGCCTCTCTGAGGCaagggggcctctcgccgccatcttttGTGTGGTCTGGGCTAAGTTCCGGTCCCGGtggcgccatcttgagtgtggcctcggggcgAACTttcgggccggggccgccatctttgtgtacggccttggaggacttctGGTCAGGGCGTCGCCATCTTTCTTTCTTGGTACCTTCGCTGGACTTCCGGTCCAGGTGGGCGCCATCTTTGGTGGTGCGCCGTCGAAAACAgtccggtcgctctctacttccggtgaccgactttacccaaattagcgtccctcgctaatttctgcgctttcaccccaaaaatcttcatgttatttccccccacacacaccccgggagagacgggagaccgcaaGTCCCGGCGTGCAGCCGGAACCGGCCTCTAAGTtgagcagggagcgctgcagcGGCACAAGAACTAATGCGCATGCGTCGCCGTTCCCTCTCCTGGCCGCCCTTAATTACCACGTGATCTCCGGCGTCTTGCTAacgactgcgcatgcgccggcgtcgccaccttggcttCCTACTCCGTCCCGTCGCtcgaccgcccggcttcgctttcttaccGCGCGCGCCTCACCCCCTTTTCTATGGCCCCTCCCTCACATCTCGCGGCTCCACCTCCGCTGccttttcggctccctggggttcccccaCCCACGTTTtcgggtccccttctcacatgTTAGAAGTGACCCACAATTTAcggggcggagggcggggcGGGGAGTAAACAGGGTGCCCAAGAAgggttctttttctctttcatttcacttttcattttattgcctttttagtttgcttgcttttatttttcctttaattttcttttgtattttacattccttctttatttcgtttattttttattctttatttttcattttcctttatttcttgttttgtttttattttttattttttattattccgGAGTGGGAAacactgcagctcctctgggccAGAGAAAGGctcccctgcccttcccttaAACACAACGCCTGCAATGAGtgccctggaagcccgctccgctcatgccaggcactggggctcacccagaggggctttgccagcatccaatggaaattaaaattacagcctgggcaaaggCACTTCCCACAGGAcggctcctggccaaggccaccggtccgtgcaagtcagactGCTGACCACCCAGGGGGATTTTCAGGGGGATACTCCCAggttttattctccagaaactccagttctttctggcaccgcttgcttCAATGTTTTCCTGTTGAAAGAGGTCAATTAGTCTTTTTaggggccagattgccaaagcccagGCAATACATTCCCTCCACACCCCCTCGCACTCACGGGCCGAGGGGCAGCAgcctgccctgcacaggccccGGGGCTGGCCCTCAGGCCGTCTGTCCCAAGGCTGGAGCGATCCTGCCATCAGCCCGTGGCCACGAGTGGCACAGAAAGCCCAGGGCCAACAGCAactccaggcagctgcaggcagaggttATCCCTTCCCAGCTTTTTGGCAGTGGGGGGAAGGTGCTTTTCCCCATCCAGCAGTGACAGTCGTCCCCACCGCAGAGCCCGCCCTGATCCTGGGCCGCCTTGGAGACAATTCCCCTGTCACAGCCCACCTCCTGCAGAAAAATGGCAAAGATTGGACCTTAGGAgagaattcttccctgggaggtggtgaggccctggcacaggttgcccagaggagctgtggctgccccatccctggaagtggccaaggccaggctggacagggcttggagcaacctggcacagtggcaggtgtccctgcctggggcaggtGTCCCTGAACGAGACGATCCTTAAGggcccctccaacccaaaccactccagcATTCCATGAGGATTCTGTGAGCTCTCTCTGCCATTCGTTTGGCATCATTTCCAATTTCAATTCTCAAATTCACACGCTTTGTTAAAGGaatcatttttaaattattccagTAAGAAAAATGGGAGTGTAAAACATACAAGGATCATTCCTATGTCCAGCAAATCATTAGAATTGGAAGCCTATGACTTCACCTCTGTCCTTGTTATTGTTTCCTGGAAAATCCTATGATCCCACAGTTTCGAAGAGAGATCCACTGGAATGACCAGGTTTGCTCTGACAGAAAGCCAGAGAGATTTAGatcacttgttcctctgcatcTTTACTGTTTTTCAGAGCATTGCTCTGGATACAGCCCTATAATTTTCTTGAACTTCTTTTTAGTAGTCTGCTTCATCCCTAACCACTGCTCCAGAGTGCTGCGGGTGGCAAAATATATGCAGCCTTTGTTTAATTCCCTTCTTACTGCTGAAGGCTTGAATTCCTTCACTTACCAGATCTCCTCCTTTTTATCTCATTCTCTATCTTATGCTAGCCAGTGATCCATACCCACAGTGAATTTCCTTAGATGGATATTTTTTTACACTGCTGTGTTTCTTTCACTGGGGAGTATTCAACCATCCCCAAAAAAAGCATATGATGATAAGCAGATATCATTTATTTAATGTAGAGAAGTTTATATAATCTATTGGCATTATTTACCAAGGTTGCCAGGCTCTCTGATGCAAGAAATGGGAGCTTGGTTTTATTAGTTTGCTTACAGAATTCAGCTCAGTGGAGAAAATGAGATAGCATGACACATCTCATGagagcccagagctctgccccCACACCCGGACACCTTTCAGTAAAAACAGCCCACAGCACTGAGCACACACCTGGCAATGCACCCGCATGGCCCACGCCCGCCCCTCGCTCGGGAGAAGTGCTCCCCTCTCAGCTTCCTTCTCCCCTGCTTCTGATCTCCAGCTAGGAAGAATGTCTAGCAATCAGAGAGCAAGAtactaaaagaaaacagatctgAGAGCCCTGAGCAAAACAGGAAAGGGAAGACGTTTAGTCCAAGCctttgcatttatattttttcctattgcaAAGCaaggttgtttttgtttttatttttttttccttctctttcttcatcCTGACTGTCAGCAGATGTACGCTGTAGAGGAAGCTGATCTGCAGGGGCTGCGTTTTCAGCGGATATGACTGCAGCAATCACGACCTCCTGAAGCGCATTGGCAAGGATTCCATTGACTGTAAGATGGATCACTTCCTGATGGACAGTTTCAAAGTTAGGTAAAGCAGGAAactgggggagggaagcccaTGTCACATTGAGGTCTGTTTGCAACAGGTTCTGGACTGAAACTGGATGTGGGTGGAGATGGCCATGATAAGGCTCTAGTGATGAAGTCATAACCAGCTTCTTCAGCTAATGAAGAATGTAAGTGGGCAAGTCAAACACATGCAAAAATTAGATCTGGTGAAATGCATTTTTGCTCAAGTATTTCAGGTTCTTAGGAGATCCTTGAAGTGCTGTACTTACATAGAAGGGAGAACAAGCAGAAAGGACAGTCTGGGCACTGTCAAGGGTGCCAGCTAACCTCATCTAGCGAGCACTGAGTTGGAGGGGATTTGAAGTTGGTTGGATCATACTGTAGGTTGAGGTTTGTAACCACACCTTACAGATTCAGCCACACATTGGGGAATCATCATCCTGAAGCCTACACTAGCTGAAACCAAaccctttattttctttggagTAAATGGAGAACAGAAGTTCTTTACCACACCAAGGTATTTTCCTTGCTGATATAAGGGATCTATAAGGAAAACTGCTTCCAAGGCTGATCTGAGCTCAAGACCATAACTCAGAGGAGACGTACTATTAAGTAGTTACTGTTAGCCTTGATTCACCATGGAaagcttttccttctctaaGCCTCTCTGACAGGCAAATATTGCTCAGCTTCTCTGTATCTCAGGTTACAGTAAAAATATAGTTGGGATTTTGTCAACCTTTTACTGAGTGCATTACAGATAGGGCATTCCAGCATTTCCGAAGAGTGGGATGTACTGGAGCAGGTTGTTGAATCTAGTAACTACAGCCTTATTTGCTGTTTCTCATCATTCAGGTGGACAAAAGGTGCTAAGCGAGGCATGGCCAAGAGGTGAGGAACACCTCTTAGAACCACTGCTTTGAATATAGACAAGCTTTGGGAGTGGTTAATGCTTTCCAGGGTCTGTGCCTTTGCTTGTACAGCTTTGATTATCAATACCCTCTATCCAAAGCATACATCTTTAAGGACAATATTCTTAACAGGAAATGGAAGCTCTTGCTTCTAGTGTTTCATTACCAAAGAACCTAAGTTTTCATTTACCTGCTTTCCAACAGCTAAAAGAGAGCCTAAATCTGAATGTAAATCCCTGAGAGTATTTCAGGAATCTCCCCTTTATTGGTGGCAGAACTTTAAAGGGATGTGAGCTGAGTCATCAAGAAAAAACAAGATAAAGCAATACATTAAATGAAAGGACAGATTCAAGACAAGGTAAAGCCAGTAGCAGTAAGTGGAAGTCAGCATGATCCAATGATTAGTTCATCAGTGGGTGGTTAAGTCTTGCGAGGTCTGGAAATGTTGGACTTCCCATATTTTCCCTATGCAACAGACCTGAACACTGAGGATAGAAAACATCTGCATGCCCTATACATATTAAAGTCAGACTAAGACCGTAATAGAATCCTGCACTTTGGAAAACCTGAggcaaaataaaagataaagaaaTCACTTCAAATTCACCCAAATGAAATCTCTGGATATGCAGTAGCTGCCAGGAAGTATAAGGATGTAACATAATCCTTTGTTTCCATACATGCTTTCCATCTGGTTAGCAAGCACAAACTCTGTGGTCCCATGGAGTGCCTTTAGGACACCTAAAGGGGTAATTAGGGCTGGTATCTAGCGATGACagcaacaaaacccccaaaacaatcAATCCTGCAGCACATATTCCTGCTTTAGTGGCAGCATAAGCATTCTGCATTTTGACAGGAACCTTGCTTTACTGGTGACTTAACAATTACTCATTTTTCTATGTGTTGATAACTTCCTGTTAGGAGGGAGCAAACCTCATTCAATGTTCACTCACACAACTGCAGAAGAGCTCCCTCCTCTTCTTTTGCACTCGAAGCTTGCTGCTTTTGGACTAGATGTGGAGACTTTGCTGTGTCCTGGAACCTGGGGCCTTGCACTGGTTTGATAGTAAGGGATGATGCCTGGAGGAGATGGGGGccacctaattttttttccatgaccCTTCTGTGAAGCTCTGCCTCTTGCTAGTCAAGAGCAAATTGCAGTTTGATAAGAGAACTGTCCTGCAGCATAAGCCTGCATTGTTGACAAGGCGACAACGCAAGTCACAACATCAAGAAAGTGAAGCAATGGCATTTCCAAACATACTGGGTCAGGTTTAGGAGCAATATTTCAGTTTggtatttccctttttctggaGGATACATTTTTccactgtggtggtttgaaaaaccttttctctgaggTAGTAATGGTTTGCCCCACTGATAATACTGGACCAATCAATAGTCCACGTGCGCCCTACGGAACTTACATACCCAcagaaacggaagagaaggtggtgaaGATAGTGCAGAAGGTAGGTAGCCATGATCTGAGCCACGAGGAGGCAGGGGGCCAGTGGTCCAAGTTTGCAAATAGAGAGACTGACAGTAAACAAAGTTTTCTTCAGCCTGCTTAGATCCTGAGGCCTTTAGGGAAGTTAGAGGTCACAGATAAATGATTTCACAATCCTTTCCCCATGGGCTAAATTCATCCTCTCAGTGTTTCTAAGGGTGACCTTTAATGATCGTTCATATAGaatattttatgtattaaaTACTGAAAGTTCTGGGGATGCAGAAATTCTCAGAGAGAAGGCActatataaaagaaaattataatatGTATAATGTATATATTCAGTAAAGACAGCAAATTACACAGGGTGTGAGAACAATTACAACTTTTACAATTACAGCAATTAGAAATGTTTTTGCCATACCTGGGAGCTTTTTTGCTCTTTACCTTTCAGTAAAGCTAGCAAAGCATTTGACAGGGTATCTTGATAAAAAAGTGCTGTCTAGAGAGTGTGAAAAATTAATATGGGACAGAGaattgccatcattaaaacaaCATTTTATTGGTGTGGATGTCTAGGTATTCCCTATGCAGACTCATTACCTAAGAGATGCTGCATGATTTTACTGAACTATATaaatctgcagggcagggggagaggaaggggagagagaaataaagaaaacagtaagaGATCCCCATGGACTTTTAAGATCAGAAGATGACAATACATTGTCTTCTGCTAATAACATCTCCCTTCTCATGGGAGCCAGGCACTGCAATTGTGATAGGCCATAGAAAGGTATTTCTCTTATACCACCCTAAGATCTAACTTTGTTAAAGCACTGGCTGTGAAGTTAATCGGCCTGAATTCAGATATCACTGTAAGGCAGTGAATAGATATGACTCCTGTGATGGAAAGCTGGCTCTTTGCAAAGTCCAAGCAGCCAAAAGGAGGTGGTTCTATGCAGCTCAGTAATGAAATGGAGCTCCTTGCCCCAAGGCAGGTGGATGCTAGTAGTTTAAGCAGATCTCAAATAGTAACAGAAGtctaaagagaaagaaaacttaTCTGACCCTAGAAAATCCTGCAGCCACAGATGTCTGGAGAGCGGGAAATTAGCCTGGAAGATCATCACTACCTACCTACACTCTTGAGGCATCTGTATTTGCTACTGTGGGACACAGAATGCTGGGTTGCACAGACCTTTGACCTAAGACCTGCATTGCTGCACTTACCTCCTTAGGCATGGAATGAAAGTCAAGAGACTCCAGGAGACTGGCATACCTGAAGCAGGACTGTCCTGCCAGGTCACAGGTACCAATAACCAGAATGATCCTTTGCCATGGGAATGGCTGGCCAGATAGAGGGAACAgacattttctgcctctcagcTGCTCCAACAGTGTCCTCTAAAACATGAGGGCAAAGGAAAGCCCTCAGTAAACAGGTCATTGCCTCCTAATCCACACTCTCTTGGCTTGCCTTCTTAATTCTTTTCTAGCTGGAGGACACTTCAGCTGGGATTGGACTTCCTTCCATACAGGAGAACTAAACTGAAAGCAGTCTTTGCAACAGCAGTGCTGTTCTGTAAAATCAGCTCTCCTGCCAAGAAAAGCCCCATCTGCCTCTGTAGAAGCTGCTAAGAGTATCCTGCATCACACGGGCCAAAACAAGGGATTTCTCAGACCTGTCATGAGCTGCTGCCTTGAGGAAATGGACACAGCAGCTGTAATGGACATACCCTCACTACCTCTCTGTCACAGAGATACTGACAATGTCGGAGTCAGGATCACATTCCATAATGGGACCTAATTCCAGatggaaaaaatgtaatttacaaCCTCAGCAGCAAAAACCCTACTGGAGCACTTCAGGACCATATGTTCTGCAGGCAGCATGGATTATTTGTCCTGAAAATCTTTGGTTTAAACTCATTTAAGTGCCAATTTAGTATCATGATGAGAAATTCACTATCTTTTAAAGAGCTTACTCCATGCTCTGTCAATGTGGGATTACTTCAGCCAGCAGGATCTACTGATTACAGTGGAAGATGGTGATCCATGAGAGATAAGCCTGAGTTTTCCCATCTGTGCTCAGGGCAAAGCAATGAGTTATTACGACAGCTAAGGAACAGCTGAAGAGCTGCAAACATAAAAAAAGTAGTGCCCACAGAGTTCTGAAGTAAATAGTTACAGGATTAGATCCCCTGCTAACATGGAGGACCCACTCTTTCCAGTTTGCTTGGGCCTTAATTTTCTGATGAAACGAGGAATGAGAAAtcctttctttcaaaaaagaCAGGATGACAGCAGCTTTTAACAGCTGAAGGCTGAGCACTGAAGGCTGCCAATGAGAGGCACCACGGGAATGAAAAGCacctctctccctcttctccagAGCAAAGATTCAGCCTACCTGGAGATATGGAAAAGCAGGCTCTGCCCCAGGTGcaaggcaaggggacaaagcTCCGAACAGCTCCAGTTCCTAACCCACACTCTTTCTTCTTGCTTCTAGTCTACTCTCTATGGTTGCCAGAGTACACTAGGGCTAGCATCCCTCTCAGCCCTCATACCTCTGGGATGGTGTCTGTGTTATGACGTAGTACACATGCAGCCTTCCTTGTGCAGACCTCCTTAGCCCAAGCAAGGTGCAGGTTTTCCCAGCCTCACTATGGCTCAGGCCAAAGATCTGCCCTGCCACTGCAGTGTGGTCCAGCCATTCCTATATCCTgtagagagaaaggaagaaacatgGTAATTCGAGGATAACGGTATCTAGTTATGCAATGATCTGAGCCAGACCTGAGACATTGATCCAGGAGGAGGGTGGCAATACCTAGGGAAATTTATCTTGATTTGAAGGATCAGATAGCgagtgaaaaaaaagaaaaaaaggaaaaatagatggaaaaagggaaagcatATTACTTATATACTCCAAGACAGCACTGGTCAAAAAATGggaaactgaataaaaaatCCATCCAGATTTATTTGCTGTAGTAAGCCTGAGAAGTGAGCAGTTAAAGAAGACTTTTTAATCACAGAGACATGGTTCTCTCAGCAGCCATATAGGACACTATCAATTAGAATTTATAGAACTTTAGGTTACCCTAAAGTCCATTGTTGGTGATTAGCAGCATGCACTTCAGCTAAGATGCAAAAAACCAGCCAGGCCATAGAGATGAACCTACCATTTCAGTTTGAGAGGTGGATACCAAGAAGACTGGAGACACATGATGTGCTGGTTTAACAGtaaaccagcaggagaaatgaacccaactcgagagattacaagtcagagctaaaatttactaaaaagattacaataaatacaaagaCACAGAGAAAAACCCCTGGTTTTAAGCCCCAAAGACAGctgtataacccagcaccccgGGACAAGAAAGGAGCGGTGTTCAttagcccctgtgctgagcaccaatgcctccccccccccccccccccgcgtgcaaagtaaaaggaaaggaaacctgtTGAACCAGATGATGGTGGCAGTCCTGCTAAAGTAATGATCAGAGTCCTGTTAGAGTTCTGGTCCTCCCCTCGATCTGATGAGTGGTATCACAAGTCCCAAAACCCCAAGATTACATATGCTCAGAttcaggtgggaatgcccagcacctcccccagggcggggagtttcaaaatgggtgatttaactctgtgagtcatgggatatttttggagtCTCTGGTGGTCTAGGTCGTTGAAGCTGCCTATTATGCCAGCCCAGtatggcccattagcagagatgacccctcaggcCGGGTGTGAAGGAGCTTCCCCCAGAGGGGAGTTGTCACAACCGAGTCATTggtgtgaagacaaagaaacacttCAGTGCCTCGCAGGGTTTCTTTAACACCAAGCctgtagcctgaggtgtcaggtgtgccctgggcagctgctgcaaatgatccATTATTAACAGTTCATCAGAAATGACAGAGAGGGggtagaatacacagttttggttatacccacctagtgataaactggtcccgCCCCCTGCAACTGGGACACATGGGTAAGGGCACAAGTGGCAGCAAGTGCAATACGACTGCACTCTTTACCACCCTCAACTAGTGTTTGGCTGCCTGTTAAACTTGAGCCAGACACAAGTCTTGAAATGGCAGGTTTAACGGGAATACATGTGAATTGCAGCCACTGTCCTGCCAACGTCATCCCCAAGCCCCAACGTGACAAATACAGTAATACAATTTTAGAcccttctcctgctccaaagAACTGGATCAAAACCACTACATCCACCTATCCACTGTGCTTTGCCAGCCTGAGTTGACATATTTCAAAAGGTTTTAACACAGGTTCTGGTATTGCCTACCTACTCTTTCACAGCTGGAATAAAATTATCAAAACTTTTTGTTGTGTACGAATCTTTCAATGAATCAGCACCTTAAAGAATTTGTAGAgtatgctattaaaaaaaaaaatcagctggtAAAAAAAGTCAAGAGTGGTTAAAACACTGTATTCATGCCAGGGAAGGTACTTTAGGAATTCCCAACACACACAATTTCGTAATACTCCGTAAATAAGTGTATAAATGTAATGCAACAAAAGCATTCGgcagctgtttgtttgtttgtttcatttaaatCGAAACAGTTGATTTTAAACAGGTTTCTGTCATCCTTCCACTCTGCTTACTCCACATTTTTCATCATCATGAACCTGAAAGTGGCTATAAAACAAAATGTGATGCTAGCTTCCTTGCTTTCCCTTTGCAGAGGCAGCCAAAAAAACCAGCAGACACTGATTGTGCACATGAAATTAGATTTCAAAAATTGTGCACTTGGCTGTACAGAGGAAGACATTTGTTATGCAGCTTTTAAATTGACAgtgttgcttaaaaaaaaaaagggaacgCAAAGCTGACACCCCATTTCTATAAACACTTTAAAGTAATGATGCTGCTAATGAATGCTGAATTACAGTCTAAATCTAACAGATCAACTCCTGGCCACCTAGATTATGATGACAGAACTTCATCGGGTGTAATGAATATACCAGAGGAGTAAAAAATTATCTCattatgttaaaaatattacctatttttctttattaaggAAACATTCATTTCATTTCTCCTTCCAACAAAGCAAACACTCGAGGAGCTCCTGCTAGTTTCATACAGCATGGCCTGGGATTTCAGCAATCTCCTCTGGATTACTGTGAGGTATCTGAGGAGGTGCAAGAGGTCTGACTGGTTGTTGCTCTCAGAATGAAAGCAGTGTTATCAAATGATGCAATATCTAATTAAGGAGGCTATCTTGGTTACATTGAATAAGTCTCACTTTACTGTTGTGCTTCCTACCTCAACTTTGTGGCTTTTTCTGATTGGTTTTCCAGgaataattggaaaaaaaaaatagattttgtcATAGTTCACAGAATGAGGAGAGCAAAAGTGAGTCAGCAAGAGGCGGCTCTAG from Pseudopipra pipra isolate bDixPip1 chromosome 11, bDixPip1.hap1, whole genome shotgun sequence includes the following:
- the LOC135420065 gene encoding basic proline-rich protein-like, with translation MAPPGPELSPDHTKDGGERPPCLREASILLPDFRRHPDPRPAPAAPSRRAASRCGDRAGGSAAPGAGRRFVSGGWHRRGQPHIGAAARSLGATTPGRGPPPSAPAPAHAPAPLGPAVPRKCCRGCAADFPPWKRPTAGDPTSGSPGHRPRGDEAYGKKDQRPRGMLFLTPRGKRRCSPGQRQEPSYLRPWLPLSLRLPWMCRTPLAGLTLWLLCPTCCVPAGKKSWECSPSALLAVSLG